One Alkalicoccus halolimnae DNA segment encodes these proteins:
- a CDS encoding homoserine dehydrogenase: protein MSRAKRLAIVGYGTVGSGVYEALEENREKVEKLVGGFTIPLIVVKDGKKSRTTESGTKISEDIETLYKEEIDTAVEAVPDALTAYPIVKKLLEKGITVVTANKELIAKYGEELLHLAAENDCRLYFEAAVAGGIPVLSSIRHTLKVNNVEKIEGIVNGTSNFILTKMREEGTSFEDALEEAQRLGYAEALPDKDVDGWDAWYKTVILSHWLHGQPPVWPEEKPRGIRGIDVRDLHLAAAFYGRIKHTAVLEGTSARVEPRFVDADHPLYGVEGVNNGIHVKGSIVGSLLFQGAGAGKFPTASAVIEDIVNHWTNTAEAEPPYTEQRKEQETKEQDNFPYWFITGEHLQDLPDLVSEVRFLEGKEAAVLKCAREDLPDVSGTVYPVSGTLKEGKQLAASPVLS from the coding sequence ATGAGCAGAGCTAAGCGGTTAGCAATTGTCGGATATGGGACAGTAGGGAGCGGCGTGTACGAAGCGCTTGAAGAAAACAGGGAAAAAGTGGAGAAACTGGTCGGCGGGTTTACTATACCGCTTATTGTCGTAAAAGATGGAAAAAAATCCAGAACAACAGAATCAGGCACGAAAATTTCAGAAGATATAGAAACTCTTTATAAAGAAGAGATTGATACGGCAGTGGAAGCTGTACCGGATGCTTTAACGGCGTATCCAATCGTAAAGAAGCTTCTCGAAAAGGGAATCACCGTAGTGACAGCCAACAAAGAGCTTATTGCTAAATACGGGGAAGAACTGCTCCATCTGGCTGCAGAAAATGACTGCCGTCTCTATTTTGAAGCAGCAGTAGCCGGGGGTATTCCTGTATTAAGCAGTATCCGCCATACATTGAAAGTTAACAATGTAGAAAAAATTGAAGGAATTGTTAACGGCACGTCGAACTTTATATTAACAAAAATGAGAGAAGAAGGAACTTCTTTCGAAGACGCACTGGAAGAAGCTCAAAGGCTTGGATATGCAGAGGCGCTTCCTGATAAGGACGTTGATGGGTGGGATGCCTGGTATAAAACGGTGATCCTCAGTCATTGGCTGCATGGACAGCCGCCGGTTTGGCCGGAGGAGAAGCCCAGGGGGATCCGCGGAATAGACGTAAGGGACCTGCATCTGGCAGCTGCTTTTTATGGTCGTATAAAACATACTGCTGTCCTGGAGGGCACATCAGCACGCGTAGAACCCCGGTTTGTCGATGCGGACCATCCTCTTTATGGAGTAGAAGGGGTCAACAACGGGATCCACGTAAAAGGGAGCATTGTCGGGTCGCTGTTATTTCAGGGTGCAGGAGCCGGGAAGTTCCCGACAGCAAGTGCAGTAATTGAAGATATAGTGAATCACTGGACGAATACGGCGGAAGCAGAACCTCCTTATACGGAACAGAGAAAGGAACAAGAAACGAAAGAGCAGGATAATTTTCCTTATTGGTTCATTACAGGAGAACATTTACAGGACCTTCCTGACTTGGTTTCGGAGGTAAGGTTTTTGGAAGGGAAAGAAGCGGCAGTTTTAAAATGTGCCAGAGAAGATCTCCCTGATGTCAGTGGAACTGTTTATCCTGTAAGCGGAACATTAAAAGAAGGAAAGCAGCTTGCGGCTTCACCTGTGCTCTCCTGA